The Engystomops pustulosus chromosome 7, aEngPut4.maternal, whole genome shotgun sequence DNA window GGATCATTTCGCCTCCGGAGCGGGCGCTTCATTGGTTCGCTGATTTAGGGCAGCAGTATTGCACTTCTGGGCAGAATTTGTCCTATCCCCCATCGAAGGGCTAAGGCAGTGATCTGCGGCCGGAGGACCCTCCTCGATGGAGGACTACCAGGAGTCTTGTCTCTTCTCGATGGAGGACTACCAGGTGTCTTGTCTCTTCTCGATGGAGGACTACCAGGTGTCTTGTCTCTTCTCGATGGAGGACTACCAGGTGTCTTGTCTCTTCTCGATGGAGGACTACCAGGTGTCTTCTCTTCCATTGGCTCAGGAGACGTCATCACAACGGTGGAATGATTCATCCGGACAGAAATAAATAAGAACGAGGTCGTGTTAGTTGATCAGAAGCGGTGAGCGGACCCCTGGGTGGCCCTTTTAAGTTCAGGTCTTCACACTGATACTAAAGTGCTAATTAGTCCAACATAAAGTcctatatacagggaggtgtagACCGTCCCAGACATCTCACGGGCTGAGGACCGCGAGGACGTAGCACCATCTGGAGAAGGTTGGAGTTGACCGACGGCCACCAGGAGAAGACGGTGGGCGAGAGATGTCCACCACCATCTTCATATTTGAGTTCTTGGACCAAGGTGATGGTCCCGTCTCGGAGGACTAGGAGGTCTGGCATTGCATTGGATGGTGGTAGGAGTTGCGGTCTTGGTCTTCCTCGTAAGCTTCTTTTCGGGTTTGACGTTTGTGCTCTTCGCGTGGGTCGTAATTGGACAAGGTCACCTCCTCTGTGTCTTCCGGGAGGTTGGGTTGTGGTCGGGAGGGGAACAGTTCTTGCAGCTGTTTGAGGTTCTCTACGGGAAGCCAACCGGGATCGGGGAACTTCACCTTTAGCACAGGGTGGAAAACAAAATTTTTGATATCAAAAAGAAACACAACCCTGTAGGCGGTCTGGCCGCTACTTGGTGACCACCGCAGCCAATCACATAGCTCAGCAGTTGTCCTATgagtgattggctgcagaggtCACATGGGTGCATGTGATGTAATCAATACACTTAGAGACTGGTAAGGCCCACTAGTGCTATGGTGATCAAGATTGGGGTTCCCTTCCCTTGTCTTTGGACCCCCCTACACAAGACAAGAACGGGGGTCTACAATGTCTCCATACGAATGAAATGCTATTGCCTGTGCAGTTAGCTCCATGGACCCGTAGTGGCCAGAAGATGCAACTACACCACCAATGGAAAGTGAGACCACCAATAGTACATCCTGGCCAATCCCTATTAAACGTCTAATTTATCCCAGAACATTTTGCCTTTAATTTCCCCCTCAATTTTTAAAAACTCTTTTTGCATTCAGAACAAGCGTAGACCAGATGTGTGtttcttctcacagctgagggtccgCTACACTTGCTTCCACACTACACCGCTTTATGTAAACTTGAAGGGTTTGTCCGGAGGAAGATCacggtttgtgccagttttgcaaCTCAACTGTATAGAGATGAACGGAGAGaattgcaataccggcacaatccatggtcaggtgtggcgccatttctggaagaaggcagccatgttttatTGACCTCAAGACAAACACCTTTAAACAGTGACTCCACACATATGGCAGATACAACGGTGACAAACCCTCAGCGGTGATCAGACCTGCATTGCTGCTTACCTGAAAGTGTATGATAAGATTCCCCTTCTCGAAGGGATCGCGGTAGACGGGCATGCCTTCTTTCGGAATACACTTGATGTCACCAGGCCGGATCACCTTACCTACAGGGAAGGTAATGAGAATATTAGAAGACTTACGGTCATCTATTGCCCTCTGTTATCAGCTCCTCTGCCGTCCTGTATACCGTACCCGGCTGTGACGTGACAAGGATGGTCCTGTCGTCCAGCGTCTGGACCTTCTGCCTGCAGGCACAGAGGGCGTCTGCCAGTCCGATCTCCATGGTCATGACCAGGTCGTTGCCCCTCCGCTGGAAAACCGGGTGCTCCTTCTGCTCCAGGACGATGACCACATCTCCGGGGTGCAGACCTGGGGACTGGTCGCCCTCCCTGTGGAAGATCATCTTATGCCGGTTCTTCATACCTGAAAAAGGACAAAGTCACTTCAGCACTGAAGAACCCCAAAAATGGCTGCCAAACCACTCTCCAAAAAATGGGCACCTACCTTTGTCTATGTGCACGGTCAGAATCTTCTTCTCCTTGATCACCTTCCTGCCACTGCATATCCGGCACCGATCCCTCGTCCTGATGTATTCGCCCTGTCCGTGGCACTCCGAACACGTGGTCTGCAGGGAGTGCATCATCCCTGGCATATGCCCAAGGATATGGGTCTCCATGCCGCTACCATGACACTTGGGGCACTGAACCACTCCGCCATGTCTGGCACCCGAGCCTGCAGAGCAGATTGATATTTAACAAGAGTTAATATCTGACATCTAACCTCCGAGGTGCTGCAGTACAGTAGTAATGGTGGCATCTAAGGGGTGTATCAATGTGTGACATTCTATAATCAACCCTCACCCCACAGCGCCATTACAAAGTGATGCTCACATTTTTGTACAACCATGTCCATGCTGGGGGTGGGGCCTAATAAGGAGGTAGTCAGTCATTGCAAAGTTGGAGGAAAATATATATAAGtttataaagaaaacataaaacCAAGATAAAGCCACTGTAAAGATTTTGTATGGTCCCTTCagtaaataatgtaaaaaacaaaacagaatttcTGGTGTGAACTATCCTAGTAAGATACcaaaccaaaaataaataaataaaataacaaactACAGTTTTCcctacaaaaaacaagctctgctattgtgaaaaaaaaaaaattgcagcttttCAGAAAAATACAACCCGTTCCACAAAGAAACAGACCCTCACACTGCTAAATCCGCAGAagggggagaaaaaaaacaaaaaaaacgatTTTATACAGCTACATCCCCATAAAAACAAACACAAGTTATCatgcaataaaaatgtaataaaccttTCAAGAAAGAAATGCAAAAGGTAGAGATTTCACAAATTAATATAATTcacatacaaaaaaaacaaaaaaacaaaaaaaaaaaaaaaaaaaaaaaacacaagcccTCCTACAAAACAAATTTATCCTGCAAGAAACAAACCCTACTTTGACAGAAAACTAGTTTGGCCATAAACTTATGctgcaaaaacaagccctcatacataaaaataaagttaagacTCCCATAAAAACAGGCCATCTAGCAAAAAACAAACCCCTACACTTTCAAATACACAGTAAAAAAAGATAGCTCACATAAAATgcttctcatcccacaaaaaacaagtcttaaatataaaattataaataacaAGAAAAATAAGCCACAGATGTGCATCTTTCAGTCGGGGGGCGATGTTGGGTGCCCACTCACCTTTACACTTTGGGCAGATGACGTTCTTCTGGAGGGACAGCTTCCGTGTGGCCCCGTTGTACAAGTCCTCCAAGGAGACCGGCAGATAGTGGGTGACCGTCTTCCCTGAGAACAGAGCAGACAAGTCGGATGTGACCGACGCCCTACACAGAGACACTCCCTTTAAGGATTACAAGGGCTGCTTCTTCgggttctctgcttgctgtcagtgaatgggaccTTGATGAGCTCATCGCCCCAGGCTTACCACTCCTGTCACCCCGGGATCGGTTTATGGAGCCACCGCCACCGAAGAAGACGCTGAAGATGTCCATGGGCGAGGCATGATGTCCGCTCCGATCACACGGGCCGTCTCTCAGCGCCGACTCTCCCCCGCGGTTGTACAGGTCTCTCTTGCGGGAATCAGACAGCACCTCGTAGGCTTTAGAGATCTGTTTGAACTAGAGAGGGATTGAGCAGTAGAGAAATTATTACTCAGGAATctaggacatcccctttaaaatgcCCCTTTAAGTCTTTATTCCCACCTGTTGAGGCATCCATGATATAATGTTATGTTTAAAAGGCAAGTCTGGCTTTATAccacagagcagccaatcagagcgcagctttcattttactagagCATGTTTTGAATTCAAAGCTGCgcactgattggttgctatgagcaacaTAACTGTGGTAGAGTAGAAACACTGAGGCCTACACAAATACGGCGGCTTCTTACCTTCTCGCCCGCATTGGGGTTCTTATCCGGGTGATATTTCAGGGCGAGTCGTCTGAACGCCCGCTTTATCTCCTCAGAAGAAGCGGCGGGGGGGACCCCGAGGATATCGTAATACGCCGTTTCCTTCACCATGTTCTGCGGGGGAGACAGTACATACTGGTCAACACGTGAAGCGATGCATTGTGGGACGCAGTACAGCGGTAATAGCGTGTATAATCATCATCATCTGATAATCCGGAAAATCTGATAATCCGGAGCCGATCACAGAACGCAGTCCACGCACGCATTGCATTGTGGGAGATGTCGTTTTACAGTCTACACCGCAGCgagggctggattatcataaTCTACAGTCACAGATTATATAAGAGGCCGCCGCGGGATTGTACATTAACCAGAGAGCAAACACTACGACACAATATGTCACCTTCACAGGCAGGAGCGCACGTACGGGATGTAAAGGGGCAGTGCGCTATAAATAGCAACCAAGGTCCCGGAATTTTTGTTCCCAAAACATCTGTGTGTGAACAGGACCAAAACTTTTGGTTATTGCCATGTCCAGCTTCCACTCCGGACCCGatattagaaatttttttttaatgggacgGCTAATAAAAATTTCTACGTTTTTGTGATACACTTGAGgtttcaggatctctgcttgctgtcagagctgagggtctgttacaaGAAGCTAAACAGGCTGGACTCCTGACTgctgctggtttgttacaatgtgtcagcacAGGACATGGACAGGAAACTTATTATTATTTCCCCACAGCAGTAAAGAATCACAAAGCGGAAACATTGTAACGACTCCTCAGCTGCGTTACAGCAGCAGGGTCACCCGGGGTCAGGACACTTCTAGAGGATTCTCACCACTCCCCCAGCACATACTGGGCTCATCCTATAAGGCAGGGGGGGTGCAGGGGAAGCTGCAGAACCTCTTCCCGTCCCTGTAGATGGAACAGAGCAATGCTAAAGGGGGAAGTGAGCGACATCACCACCACTGCTGGCGCTATACAGACGCGTCCACATaactccccctgcacctccacatcacATAAACACTGGCTACAAGCCGTCCTGGTGACTGCAcccaagagcttgcactctatagTCTCCTGACAGCAATGTTACATTATAATACACCGCCGTGTGTGAGGAGAGCAATAATAACTggataaattatattatattaacaGGATATATTATACAATTATAATTTAGGCTATAGATGTAATGTGCAGTTATAGTAATCCAGGAGTTGGATATAAAGTATGGTGATAATAATCCAGCAGTAGGATGATTACACATGTCATATGCAGTGATAATAATCCAGCACAAATATATAAAGTGCAGTCAGTAGTGTAGATTATAATAATCTCCATTCATATACTAATAATGACCTACACATGGATATAATAATCCCATGAGTGATATATAATCTACAGTGATACTCCAGCAGTAGGATGCATAATATCCAGGCTGTAAATGGAAATAATAATCCAGCAGCAGGAGATAATATACAGCGATactagtaatataatatacagtgatAATAATCCAGCAGCAGGAGATAATATACAGTGATAATAATCCAGCAGCAGGAGATAATGTACAGTGATAATACTATAATGTAGCGGTATGTAGTAATGGTTGTAGGGGCAGTGAGTGCGAGCTCTTGGGCTCAGTCTCTTATAGTTGGGCTGGAGGGGTGACGTCACGTGTCGGGGTCCCCTCTTACCTGTCCCCGGGCCGGTCCTGTCGCGTCACAGCACAACACCCCGCACTGTACCTTTAATTCCTCTCCGAACTCTCTGGAAGCACTGCCACGCCCACAACTACCTCCCACAGTCACGCCCCATATCCCGATATGGAACAAACCACGCCCTTACAGCGCACAAGCCGCGCCCGCCGCTATACTCCTAAACTAGCACCCAGGCCCCGCCTCCTGGCATCAACACGCCCCTCCGCTAATCGATTCCCCAGCCGCTTGGAAAGCTCTAGAAAGCCGTTCCACGCCCCCGATCCTGGAGAGGCCACGCCTGTTACCTCCTAAACGACCAATGGTACGCAGGCATAGCCTAAACCACGCCCACATCCTGATGCGTTAACGATGTACGGTCGCGTTCTAATCTCCCGCCTTTTCTTTAGAACCATCTGGAAGCAGGCCCCGCCTGTTACTATAACCCCGCCCGTTGTGTGTGCTGCCAGTGAGCGCGGCGGCCACGCCCTGCTGGATGACGTATGAGACCGGGGAATCCGGGGCAGTGGCACAGATGAGGCGAGAATCTCCTCAGGATTAGCGCAGGACACCTCATGTATAATTATTCCCCCCCCACTAATATCATCACTGTCCCTGCAAAATTACTGATATGAGCCCCAACTGCTGCTCATAATGTAATAatccccctcctgtgccccccatatactAATATGTCATTTGTGACCCCCAAAAGTGATGACCCCCTTCAGTTTCCCCACATAATTGTGCCCCCAATAGTAAAAATGTACCAGTAACTGCTAATTCCCATAAAAGTGAACCCTAAAAAGTACCCCCCCCACTAATATCACCCCCGCAGTTATAATATCTCTTTGTGTGCCCCCTAGTGATATAATAACACCCCCACAATAATATCACCCCTGCAGTTATAATGACTCTTGTACGCCCCTAGTgatataataacccccccccccactaatatcACCCCTGCAGTTATAATGACTCTTGTACGCCCCCTAGTGATATAATAACCCCCCCACTAATATCACCCCCGCAGTTATAATATCTCTTTGTGTGCCCCCTAGTGATATAATAACACCCCCCCACACTAATATCACCCCCGCAGTTATAATATCTCTTGTGCTTCCTCTAGGGATATAATAACCCCCACACTAATATCACCACCGCAGTTATAATATCTCTTTTGCGCCCTTAGTGATATAACCCCCCCACTAATATCACCCCCTCAGTTATAATATCTCTTGTGCACCCCCTAGTGATataataaccccctcccccaaCACTAATATCACCCCCGCAGTTATAATGACTCTTGTGCGCCCCCTTGTGATataataacacccccccccacacactaatATCACCCCCGCAGTTATAATATCTCTTGTGCTTCCTCTAGggatataataaccccccacacacactaatATCAACCCCGCAGTTATAATATCTCTTGTGCGCCCTCTAGTGATATAATAACCCCCACACTAATATCACCACCGCAGTTATAATATCTCTTTTGCGCCCCTAgtgatataaccccccccccactaatatcACCCCCTCAGTTATAATATCTCTTGTGCACCCCCTAGTGATataataaccccctcccccaaCACTAATATCACCCCCGCAGTTATAATGACTCTTGTGCGCCCCCTAGTGATATAATAACACCCCCCCTCACTAATATCAGCCCCGCAGTTACAATATCTCTTGTACACCCCCTAGGGATATAataacccccccacacacacactaataTCACCCCGCAGTTATAATATCTCTTGTGTGCCCCCTAGTGATATAATAACAACCCCCCCACACTAATATCACCCCCGCAGTTATAATGACTCTTGTATGCCTCCTAGTGATATAATAACACCCCCCTCACTAATATCACCCCCGCAGTTATAATATCTCTTGTACGCCCCCAAGTTATataataaccccctccccccacactaaTATCAGCCCCACAGTTATAATATCTTTTGTGTGCCCCCTAGTGATataataaccccctccccccacactaaTATCACCCCCGCAGTTATAATATCTCTTGTACACCCCCTAGGGATATAataacccccccacacacacactaataTCACCCCCGCAGTTATAATATCTCTTTTGCGCCCCTAGTGATATAACCCCCCACTAATATCACCCCCTCAGTTATAATATCTCTTGTGCACCCCCTAGTGATataataaccccctcccccaaCACTAATATCACCCCCGCAGTTATAATGACTCTTGTGCGCTCCCTAGTGATATAATAACACCCCCCCTCACTAATATCAGTCCCGCAGTTACAATATCTCTTGTACACCCCCTAGGGATATAATAATCCCCTCACCCCACACTAATATCACCCCTGCAGTTATAATGACTCTTGTGCGCCCCCAAGTGATATAATAAcaccctcccctcactaatatcaCTCCGCAGTTATAATATCTCTTGTGTGCCTCCTAGTGATATAATAACAACCCCCCCACACTAATATCACCCCCGCAGTTATAATGACTCTTGTATGCCTCCTAGTGATataataaccccctccccccacactaaTATCACTCTCGCAGTTATGACTCTTGTATGCCTCCTAGTGATATAATAACACCCCCCCTCACTAATATCACCCCCGCAGTTATAATATCTCTTGTACGCCCACAAGTTATataataaccccctccccccacactaaTATCACCCCCACAGTTATAATATCTTTTGTGTGCCCCCTAGTGATataataaccccctccccccacactaaTATCACCCCCGCAGTTATAATATCTCTTGTACACCCCCTAGggatataataaccccccacacacacactaataTCACCCCCGCAGTTATAATATCTCTTGTGTGCCCCCTAGTGATATTATAACAACCCCCCCACACTAAAATCACCCCCGCAGTTATAATGACTCTTGTATGCCTCCTAGTGATataataaccccctccccccacactaaTATCACCCCCGCAGTTATAATGACTCTTGTACGCCCCAAGTGATataataaccccctccccccacactaaTATCAACCCCGCACTTATAATATCTCTTGTGTGCCCCCCATTGATATAATAATCCCCTCCCCCCACACTAATATCACCCCTGCAGTTATAATGACTCTTGTGTGCTCCCAAGTGATATAATAacaacccccccacacactaatATCACCCCCGCAGTTATAATATCTCTTGTGGACCCCCTAGTGATataataaccccctccccccacactatCACCCCCACAGTTGTAATATCTTTTGTGTGCCCCCTAGTGATATAATAACCCCCTCGCCCCACACTAATATCACCCCCGCACTTATAATATCTCTTGTGTGCCCCCTAGTGATATAATAATCCCCTCACCCCACA harbors:
- the LOC140069335 gene encoding dnaJ homolog subfamily A member 1-like encodes the protein MVKETAYYDILGVPPAASSEEIKRAFRRLALKYHPDKNPNAGEKFKQISKAYEVLSDSRKRDLYNRGGESALRDGPCDRSGHHASPMDIFSVFFGGGGSINRSRGDRSGKTVTHYLPVSLEDLYNGATRKLSLQKNVICPKCKGSGARHGGVVQCPKCHGSGMETHILGHMPGMMHSLQTTCSECHGQGEYIRTRDRCRICSGRKVIKEKKILTVHIDKGMKNRHKMIFHREGDQSPGLHPGDVVIVLEQKEHPVFQRRGNDLVMTMEIGLADALCACRQKVQTLDDRTILVTSQPGKVIRPGDIKCIPKEGMPVYRDPFEKGNLIIHFQVKFPDPGWLPVENLKQLQELFPSRPQPNLPEDTEEVTLSNYDPREEHKRQTRKEAYEEDQDRNSYHHPMQCQTS